ATATGCTTTATCATTATCTATTTTATTATCAGAAGATAAAGAGATTGTAAACAGCTTTTTAAATAACAATAGAGTTGAAACTTTTAATGTAGTAAATAGAAAAATAAAAACACTGAAAAAACTTCAAAATAGTAATTTAGAAGTTCAAATTCATAACAAAGATTTAAGTACATATTTAAGAAGTTGGGATTTAAGCATAAAAGATATACCTCTTTCAAGTTTTAGAAAAGGACTTGTAAAAGTAAAAGAAGAAAAAAAACCTATTGTTTCAATAGAACTTGGTAAAAGATTAAATATAAAAGCCATATCTCCTATAAAAAATAATGGAAAATATATTGGTTCGCTTGAAGTTATTGTTGGGTTTAAATATTTGACAAAGCAACTAAAACAAAAAGGTTCTACTCTTTATGTATTATTAAATAAAAAATATTTGAATATTGCTACTAACTTAAAAGATAATCCCAAAATAGATAATTATCTTTTAGTAAACAGTGTAGATATAGAAGATTTAAAAGACTTGGATTTGAATAACTTAAAAGATTATGGATACGTTTCAACAAAAAAACACTCCTTTGCATACTTTTCATATTATGACTTAGACAATAAACATTTAGGTTATATATTTACATCAATTCTAAATAAAAATAAAATAAATCTAAATAACTCTTTTGATTATGAAGAGATTAATAGCAACACAAAGGTGCAGATAAAATGAGACTTTTATTACTTGAAGATGACTTAGAATACAAACTTAGCATAAAAGACTATTTGGAATCTTTAGGATATGAAATTGATGATTTTGATGATGGAGAAGATGCCTTAAGTGCAATATATGAAAACAAATATCATTTGTTAATTTTAGATATTAGAGTTCCAAATATAAATGGCTATGAAGTAGTAAAAAACATAAGAGAAAATGGTGATAATACACCTGTTATCTATATTACCTCGCTTACTGATATAAATAATCTAAGTTTAGGATATGAGCTTGGTTGCAATGATTATATTAAAAAACCTTTTTCACCTAAAGAGTTAAAATATAGAGTTGAACAACTTTTAAAACTTTTTTATACAAATGAAAACAGTGATAAAATAAAATTAAAATTAGAATTTACATATGATATTTTAAAAAAACAACTCTTTCAAAATTCAGAATTAATACAGTTAACAAAAAAAGAATCTGAAGTTGTTTTTTGTTTGATTACGAATAAAAATCAATTTGTAAGCATAGATAAACTAAGAAGTGAAGTTTGGGATGATAGATATATTTGTGAAGCAGATATTAGAGTTTGTATCAAGAAGATAAGAGATAAAACCTCAAAAGATTTTATAATAAATCAAAGGGGAATAGGATATAAAATTGATAGAGAAGAATAAACATTTTATATTTAAAATATCGTTTTTTTATACAACAATATTTTTTATATTTATTGCCATTCCTATATATTTTTATACAAACTTAGAGTTAGAAAATTACAAAAACAATCAAGATAGACTTCTAATAGAACATGCACAAAAAATACAAAGAGCAATATATGATTTTTCAAGTTCAAAAAGTAATACATTTAATTTTCCTAAATCTTTTAAATTTGAAGCGACATTAATCTCAAAAGAAAAAGAAAATATATATAAAACAAGAAATATAAATATTAATAAAAACTCTAAATTAAGTATAAAAATAGAATTAGCAAAAAATAGATTAAATGCAAAATATCTAAAAGTTGAAAAACAACTCTCTTATGAAGAAATATATTTAAAGATTTTAGTACTTATTTTATGTATTGGATTATTTGTATTCATATCTATATATTTAATTATAAAAGCAAGTATTGAGCCATATAAAAAAGCAAATGAATATTTAGACGCTTTTTTCAATGATGCCATGCATGAGTTAAAAACTCCTTTGGGTGTAATACAGTTAAACTTAGAGATATTGGATGAAAAACAAGCAAATACAAAAGAGATAAATCGCTCAATTAATGCTGTCAAAAATCTTTTTTTAGTTTATGAAGATATAGAATACTTAATTAAACAAAAAAGCGTAAAGTACAATAAAGAAGAAGTTGACTTTAGCTATATTTTGAAACAAAGAATTGATCAATTTGAAAGTTTAAGTGTTACAAAAAATTTAAAATTTATCTTAAATATAAAAGATAATATTAATATTTATATAAATAGAACTCATCTACAAAGAATCATAGATAATACAATCTCAAATGCAATAAAATACTCTTATAAAGATACAAATATAACAATAACTTTAAAAAGTGATGATAAAAATAATACCATTTTTAGTGTACATAACTTCTCAAATCCCATAAAAGATACTAAAACAGTTTTTAATAGATACTATAAAGAAAACCATATAAAGGGGGGCTTTGGTATAGGTTTGAATATTGTAGAAAATATTTGCAAATTAAATAATATTAAAATAAAACTAAGTTCAACAAAAGAAATTGGTACAAGTTTTACCTACACATTCTTAACTAATACTTAATTTATACTATTAAAAGTAAACATAAAAGTAACTTTATATTTATATAATAACTTATAAATAAAAGGAGCTACCATGAATAAGAAAAAATTAGTTGTTACAACAGCATTAATTACTTTACTTTCATCATTTGCATATGCAGCACAAGAAATGGCTGCACCAAAGACTTATCCAAAAGGAGAAATTGGTAAAATTGTTAAATTAGGTGAAGATATTGTAAATAACACAGATACACATCCTTTAACAAAAGATTTTGTAGGAAATAAACTACAATGTAAAAGTTGTCACTTAAAAGGTGCAGATGGCAAAGTGGGTACAGGAAAAGGTATATCTAGTTGGATTGGTACAGCAGCAACATTCCCAGCATGGTCAAAAAGAGAAAAAACAGTTCAAACATTACAAGATAGATCAAATAACTGTTTTATGAGAAGTATGAATGGGAAAAGACCAATTATTGATACAGAAGCAAGTATTGCTATTGCTGCTTATATAACTTGGTTATCAGAAGGTAGTAAAATCAAAATGAATGCAAAAGGTCCTTGGAGTGAACATAATACTAAGTTATATCCAAAAGCTGTAAAACATTTCAAAAAAATACAAAAAAATGCCACACATGAAAATTATCTTGCAGGAAAAGAGATTTATAAAAATCAATGTGCATCATGTCATGGAGTAAATGGGGAAGGTCTTGCAACATTTCCACCATTATGGGGTAAAGATGCAAATGGAAATTGGTTAAGTTATAATACAGGTGCAGGAATGAGTAAACTAGATAAAGCAGCAGCATGGGTTAAATCAAATATGCCTTTAGGACAAGGAAATAGCATGAGTGATCAAGATGTAGCAGATGTTGTTTTATATATGAATGCACAAGAAAGAGACTCATTTGATCTTAAGAAAAGACTTCTACCAAAAGAAGAAATGGGCTATTATAACTCTAAAGTATTTGAAGAAAAACACACAGTTGAAAGCAATTTTAAAGCTTTAGGACTTGACTTAAATAAAATCAAAAATGGTAAATAGTAAGCAAGCGCTTACTATTTATTAAAAAAAGAATCAATTTTAAAAAAATAGTTTTCTATATTACAAAAAGAGTGATTCCCTCCTTCATAAACTTCCAAATAGCTATTTGGAAGTTTTTTAATAGCTTGTTTATAATCTAAAATTTCATCACCAGTTTGAAGCAATGTTAAAAAATTCTTTTCATTTTCTATACTTTTAACTTCTATTTGTTTTAATTGTTGCATATGTATTAAAGTTACTTCAAAAGATGTTTCATCAAAATAGTTCTTTGCCATACCAATTTTACCTAATATTTTATATGGAAAGATTGCTGGATTTATTAATACTGCTTTTAAGTTATACTTATTTGCTAAATAAATAGAGTAATATCCACCTAAAGATGAACCAATAAGATTTATTGTTTCACCTTTTAATTGAAAAGCTTTTATTAATTGTTCTAAAGTATCAATTGCTAAAGTAGGAACATAAGATAAAGAAGGAGTTATAATATCATTTTTAAAAAACTCTTTAAATAAAGTGGCTTTTCCTCCATGTCCACTACTTCCAAAACCATGTATATAAATTATCATTTTTTAAGCCTTTTGTTTTTTTGTAATAAAAATGTTGCAATAGAAGTAATTATAATACCTGGGATAACTATAGTTTCAATACTTTTATGATCAATAATTAAAAGTAAAATAGCAACAGCAACAGGATTTAAATATATATATGACATAACTTTTGTAGGTCCTAAAATCACAGTACTTTTTTGATATAAAAACAAAGTTATAATTGTTGTTCCAATTATTAAATAAAGCATATGATAAATCAAGTTACCTTCAATTAATTCCCAATTTAGTGGCTTTTGAAAAATCATCATTCCAAGTGCCATCCAAATTGCCCCACCAATTAATGTACAAAATACAAGAACTAAAGGATTATCATTTCTATATAAAAGTTTAATAGAAATTGAGTAACAACACATACAAAAAGAACCTATTATAAATATATAATCACCATCATTTAAAGAAAAAGATAAAAGTAATTCAAGATTTCCTTTAAAAATAACCCATAAGGTTCCAATTAAACCAATAAGATATACAAGTAATTTATTAAAACTAATTTTTTCTTTAAATATAAACAGTGCTAAAATTGCAGTCATTAAAGGAACAAGTGTATATAAAGTTCCAGTATTTAATACAGTTGTTAATTTTAAAGCCTCAAACATTCCCATAAAATACAAAGAATAAAAAAGACTAATAACAAGTGCTCTTGGTAAAGTTTTCAAGATACCATCTCTTAATGATTTTCTAAATAAAATAAATGGTGCCATTATAATTATAGCTCCAATAAATCTAAGAAAAGTTAAAGACAAAGGGTTAACAACATTTGCTAGTCTTTGTGAAGCTAAAAATGAACCTGCTACTAAAAAAGTAGCAAATAATACATACATATGTGCTTGTAAAGTTGAAGTATTTTTCAATAATAATCCTTGATTTTTTTGAAATTTTAGTAAATAAAAAAGTTTTTGTCATTTACATATGTTGATGCTTTTTCTAATTCTACTTAATTGCGTAGCTGATATACCAATATGAGAAGCGATATGGTGTTGTGCAACCCTACTTTCAATATTGGGGTGTTTATTAATAAAATTCAAATATCTTTTTTTTGCATCATCTATAACTAAAGATATTTCGATATTTTCTTTTTCAATAATCCAATTTTTTTCAATATATGCAATATAAAAATCTTTTAATTCATTGTTTTTATTTATCAATTCTTTATACAATTCAAAATCAATATCAATAACAATACTATCTTCTAAACTTTCAATACCTAAGTAAGACTCTTGTTTTGTTAATAAGGATACAACAGATGCAGAAAAGAAGTTTTCAAAAAAAAGATTTTTATTATATAAAGCACCATTTTCATCTAAAAAATAAGTTCTTAATAAACCTTTACATATAAAATGAATATATTTTGCTTTATCACCTAAGTAAAGTAATGTTTCACCTTTTTTTATCACATTTAATGTGCAAAACTTTTTAAATTCATTAAAGGTTTCATCACTAATAGTGGAGTAACTATTAAGCGCTTTATGAAGTTGCATAAAATAATTGTTTTTATTCAATAATAATCTCCATTAAATATTAAATATTAACAAAATTATAATAAGAGAGTACTTTTGATTTATTTATAAGTTAGATTTTAAATAAAAATTAAAATAGTATCTTAAAAAAAGATACTATTTTTGAATGAATTTATTCTTTTTAACTTCATTTTCAATCTCTTTAGACATACCCTCAACAGTTTTTACTACTTCATTTGTTTGTGTTGCAATCAAAGCATTCTCTTGTGTAGTTTTGTCTAACTGGGAAATTGCACTATTAATTTGTTCTAAACCTTTCATTTGTTCACTTGAATTAGTTGTTACTGTTTCAACTATTTTTGTTGTATGTATAATATTATCATTTAAACTTTCAAAGCCTTTATACATTTGCTCAACAACTTCTTTACCACTAGTTGTACTAATTGTTGCACTTTCAACTAGCTCTTTAATTTTACTTGCAGCTTGAGCACTTCTATTTGCTAAGTTTCTAACTTCAGCAGCTACAACTGCAAAACCTTTTCCAGCTTCCCCTGCAGTTGCTGCCTCTACTGCTGCGTTTAGAGAAAGAATATTTGTTTGAAAAGATATTTGGTCAATTATTGTAATTGATTCAATAATTGCTTGAACATGATTATTTATATCTTCCATTGAATTTGTTGTTTTTCTTGATAATTCTTTACCTTTTGATACTTCATCTTTTAAAGTATTTGAATTTTTTGCAAGTTCATTTGTATATTTACTATTTTCTCTCATAGTTTGTGTTATTTCTTCAAGATTTGCAGCACTTTCCTCTAGAGAAACTGCTTCTTCATTTGCACTTGTTGATAATCTATTCATATTTGAAGATAAGGTGTCTGAACTTTCACGTAATGTCTCTCCATTGTGTAAGTTTATATTTAACATCTTTGAAATTTCAATACCTAAATTATTAACCCCACTCATCAAAGTACAAAGGTGTCCCTCACATGACATATTAGTAACTTTTGTGAAATCTCTTTGTTCATATGATTTTAACACTTCAATTGTATGCATAATTGTAGTTTCTAAATTAGTAATCATTATATTTAAATCATGTGTTAGCTCATTTATAACAGCATTTGATGTTGTTGCTTTAACTCTATTTGATAAAATACCTGAACTTACATCACTAACAACTTTTGATACATCTTGTAAAACGATATCATCTTGTTCAATTGTTTGCTTGATTTTTTTGATATTTTCATTTATTTGTTTTGTCATTTTCCCTATTTCATCTTTTGTTGTAACTTCAATAAGTTCAACACTTTTTTTCTCTTTATTTAAAAAAGATAAAAATGAAAGTAAACCTTTTTCAAAAACTTCTAAAGGCTGTATTAATGATACCTTTGAAATATATGAAACTATTAAAACTAAAATTATTAATATAACAACAATAATTGAAATAAGCGTAATAATCAAACTACTTACATTATCATCAACTCTTTTTTCAATTTTAATTACTTTTTCTTGAACATCATCAAGATAAATTCCAGTAACTAAAGTCCAATTAAATTTATCTATATTTTTTGAAAAAGCCATCTTTTTTATAAGTTTATTGGTATTTGGTTTCTTATAAAAATATTCAACAAAATGATTATCATCTTTTGCATTTTCAACTAATGCTTCTCTAAAGGCAAAACCTTTAATATCAGTCTTTGATAAATCAGTTTTTGTACCGTTTAGTTCAGGCTTTGCACCATGAAATCCAAAATAGTATCCATCTTGTTTTTTTTCATATGCAAAAAAATATCCACTACCATCTAGAAATCTTGCTTTTGATATAAGCTCTATAACCTTTTCTTTTGCTTCTTTTTTTGTATCACTACTATTTATGACACCTTGGACTATTGTATGTATAGTCATTATTTGATTTTTAAGTAACTCTTTTTTTTCATTTACAACAGAGCTTTCAAAATCATTAACTGTCTCCTCACTATTTTTATATGTTAAGTTTACTGTAATAATTGTAGTAATCAGTATTGCAAAAAATACAGGTAATACTACAAGTGTTAACAATTTACTTTTTATACTATTAAACATCGCCATCTCTTTCCTCCTAGCTTGAGTATCATATATATATTGAAATTAAATTTTAGTTTAAATTATAAAATTTAATAGTATTTTATAAGTTGTGCTTCAGTTTGTAACAAAAGTGTAACTTTTTTTTGACCATATCATTTTATTGCAATTTGAAATATTTTATTTCTAATAAGATTTTTTTGTGTATTATTTCATATAGAAAAGCTAAAGGTAATATAAAATGGCGAAAAAGAAAAGATCTTTATTTGAATGTCAACACTGTGGAGAACAAGCAACAAAGTGGTTAGGAAAATGTCCTAATTGTGGTGCTTGGGATAGCTTTATAGAATTAAATGAAGAACAACAAGAAGTTTTAAAAAAAACAACAAAACTAGTATCTACAACATCAAAAGCAAAATCAATCACTCAAGTCAAGCAAGATGATATCACAAGATTTAGTTCAAATAACAGTGAATTTGACTTAGTTTTAGGAGGAGGTATAGTTCCTGGAAGCTTAACATTAATTGGAGGAAGTCCAGGTGTTGGAAAATCAACTTTACTTTTAAAAGTAGCTGGAAATATCGCACAAAGTAATAAAAAAGTTTTATATGTTTCAGGAGAAGAGAGTGCGGGACAAATAAAACTAAGAGCAAATAGACTTGAAGCAAATCATGATGACTTATATTTATTAAGTGAAATTAAACTTGAAGAGATAATGGATGAATTATTAAGAGAAAATTATGAAGTAGTAATTATTGACTCTATACAAACAATTTATTCAGCAGCTTTAACTTCAGCTCCTGGTTCAGTTTCACAAGTAAGAGAGATAACTTTTGAACTTATGAGAAAAGCAAAAGATACTGATATTGCTATGTTTATTATTGGACATATTACTAAAGATGGTGCAATTGCAGGTCCAAGAGTATTAGAGCATATGGTTGATACTGTTTTATATTTTGAAGGTGATGCAAGTAAAGAAATACGAATGCTAAGAGGTTTTAAAAATAGATTTGGCTCAACATCAGAAATAGGTATTTTTGAAATGACAAATGAGGGATTAGTTAGTGCAAAAGATATAGCTTCAAAATTTTTTGATAAATCTAAACCACAAAGTGGTTCTGCTTTGACAGTTGCTATGGAAGGAAGTCGTGCACTTATTCTTGAAGTTCAAGCTTTAGTTACAGAAAGTACCCATCCAAATCCAAAAAGAAGTGCCACAGGCTTTGATGCAAATAGATTAAATATGCTTTTAGCACTACTTGAGAAAAAAATTGATTTACCTTTAAACCATTATGATGTATTTGTAAATATAAGTGGAGGAATAAGAATAAAAGAGAGTTCTGCTGATTTAGCAGTAATTGCAAGTATTATAAGCTCTTTTAGAGATAGACCATTATCAAAAGAGTCTGCATTTATTGGTGAAGTTTCATTAACTGGTGAGATAAAAGATGTATATTCAATTGATATGAGATTAAAAGAGGCTCAAGCACAAGGAATAAAAAAAGCAATATGTGCACAAAAGCCATCAACAAAACTTGAAATAAAAGTTTTTGCTGTTGATGAAGTTACAAAAATGTTAGAACTATTTTAATAATTAAAAGCTCAAAAGAGCTTTTAATTTTATTTATCTATATTTTCCAACTCTTTTTCAGCTTTTTGCCAAGAAAGCTCAACTCTTTTATAAGCTTGTTCAAAACCATTTTTAATAGTTTGCCAAGCATCTAAAGAACTAGATTTTAATTGTCCTAAATTTTCAGCTAATTCAACTCTTTGTTTTCGTAACTCTTTTAAAGTTTCTCTAGATTTTTCTTTTGCTTTTGTACTCATTTTTGTAAAGTTTTTATCAACTTTACTTTCTAAGTTATCTATTCTTTTATCTAGTTTTTCTAAACTTTTTTCACTCTTTTTTACTAATTGTTCTTTTTTATCAAAAGAGTAGTTTTTAATTGTACTTACCAACTCTTTTGTATCTTGCTTAATATCCTTAATAGTAATATCATTTGCACTTAAAGGAATAGCAATCACAACAAAACTAACAACTAAAAAATAAAATAGTTTTAATATTCTCATTT
The window above is part of the Malaciobacter marinus genome. Proteins encoded here:
- a CDS encoding Crp/Fnr family transcriptional regulator; amino-acid sequence: MNKNNYFMQLHKALNSYSTISDETFNEFKKFCTLNVIKKGETLLYLGDKAKYIHFICKGLLRTYFLDENGALYNKNLFFENFFSASVVSLLTKQESYLGIESLEDSIVIDIDFELYKELINKNNELKDFYIAYIEKNWIIEKENIEISLVIDDAKKRYLNFINKHPNIESRVAQHHIASHIGISATQLSRIRKSINICK
- a CDS encoding YqiA/YcfP family alpha/beta fold hydrolase, producing MIIYIHGFGSSGHGGKATLFKEFFKNDIITPSLSYVPTLAIDTLEQLIKAFQLKGETINLIGSSLGGYYSIYLANKYNLKAVLINPAIFPYKILGKIGMAKNYFDETSFEVTLIHMQQLKQIEVKSIENEKNFLTLLQTGDEILDYKQAIKKLPNSYLEVYEGGNHSFCNIENYFFKIDSFFNK
- a CDS encoding c-type cytochrome translates to MNKKKLVVTTALITLLSSFAYAAQEMAAPKTYPKGEIGKIVKLGEDIVNNTDTHPLTKDFVGNKLQCKSCHLKGADGKVGTGKGISSWIGTAATFPAWSKREKTVQTLQDRSNNCFMRSMNGKRPIIDTEASIAIAAYITWLSEGSKIKMNAKGPWSEHNTKLYPKAVKHFKKIQKNATHENYLAGKEIYKNQCASCHGVNGEGLATFPPLWGKDANGNWLSYNTGAGMSKLDKAAAWVKSNMPLGQGNSMSDQDVADVVLYMNAQERDSFDLKKRLLPKEEMGYYNSKVFEEKHTVESNFKALGLDLNKIKNGK
- a CDS encoding cache domain-containing protein, with amino-acid sequence MQFFKANKYLIIIVFVTSFFILLTFYFLKHLNNSDDLLNNLENSLNTTKNLFEEQKRYALSLSILLSEDKEIVNSFLNNNRVETFNVVNRKIKTLKKLQNSNLEVQIHNKDLSTYLRSWDLSIKDIPLSSFRKGLVKVKEEKKPIVSIELGKRLNIKAISPIKNNGKYIGSLEVIVGFKYLTKQLKQKGSTLYVLLNKKYLNIATNLKDNPKIDNYLLVNSVDIEDLKDLDLNNLKDYGYVSTKKHSFAYFSYYDLDNKHLGYIFTSILNKNKINLNNSFDYEEINSNTKVQIK
- a CDS encoding DMT family transporter, which gives rise to MKNTSTLQAHMYVLFATFLVAGSFLASQRLANVVNPLSLTFLRFIGAIIIMAPFILFRKSLRDGILKTLPRALVISLFYSLYFMGMFEALKLTTVLNTGTLYTLVPLMTAILALFIFKEKISFNKLLVYLIGLIGTLWVIFKGNLELLLSFSLNDGDYIFIIGSFCMCCYSISIKLLYRNDNPLVLVFCTLIGGAIWMALGMMIFQKPLNWELIEGNLIYHMLYLIIGTTIITLFLYQKSTVILGPTKVMSYIYLNPVAVAILLLIIDHKSIETIVIPGIIITSIATFLLQKNKRLKK
- a CDS encoding response regulator transcription factor, with product MRLLLLEDDLEYKLSIKDYLESLGYEIDDFDDGEDALSAIYENKYHLLILDIRVPNINGYEVVKNIRENGDNTPVIYITSLTDINNLSLGYELGCNDYIKKPFSPKELKYRVEQLLKLFYTNENSDKIKLKLEFTYDILKKQLFQNSELIQLTKKESEVVFCLITNKNQFVSIDKLRSEVWDDRYICEADIRVCIKKIRDKTSKDFIINQRGIGYKIDREE
- a CDS encoding methyl-accepting chemotaxis protein, whose translation is MFNSIKSKLLTLVVLPVFFAILITTIITVNLTYKNSEETVNDFESSVVNEKKELLKNQIMTIHTIVQGVINSSDTKKEAKEKVIELISKARFLDGSGYFFAYEKKQDGYYFGFHGAKPELNGTKTDLSKTDIKGFAFREALVENAKDDNHFVEYFYKKPNTNKLIKKMAFSKNIDKFNWTLVTGIYLDDVQEKVIKIEKRVDDNVSSLIITLISIIVVILIILVLIVSYISKVSLIQPLEVFEKGLLSFLSFLNKEKKSVELIEVTTKDEIGKMTKQINENIKKIKQTIEQDDIVLQDVSKVVSDVSSGILSNRVKATTSNAVINELTHDLNIMITNLETTIMHTIEVLKSYEQRDFTKVTNMSCEGHLCTLMSGVNNLGIEISKMLNINLHNGETLRESSDTLSSNMNRLSTSANEEAVSLEESAANLEEITQTMRENSKYTNELAKNSNTLKDEVSKGKELSRKTTNSMEDINNHVQAIIESITIIDQISFQTNILSLNAAVEAATAGEAGKGFAVVAAEVRNLANRSAQAASKIKELVESATISTTSGKEVVEQMYKGFESLNDNIIHTTKIVETVTTNSSEQMKGLEQINSAISQLDKTTQENALIATQTNEVVKTVEGMSKEIENEVKKNKFIQK
- the radA gene encoding DNA repair protein RadA, producing the protein MAKKKRSLFECQHCGEQATKWLGKCPNCGAWDSFIELNEEQQEVLKKTTKLVSTTSKAKSITQVKQDDITRFSSNNSEFDLVLGGGIVPGSLTLIGGSPGVGKSTLLLKVAGNIAQSNKKVLYVSGEESAGQIKLRANRLEANHDDLYLLSEIKLEEIMDELLRENYEVVIIDSIQTIYSAALTSAPGSVSQVREITFELMRKAKDTDIAMFIIGHITKDGAIAGPRVLEHMVDTVLYFEGDASKEIRMLRGFKNRFGSTSEIGIFEMTNEGLVSAKDIASKFFDKSKPQSGSALTVAMEGSRALILEVQALVTESTHPNPKRSATGFDANRLNMLLALLEKKIDLPLNHYDVFVNISGGIRIKESSADLAVIASIISSFRDRPLSKESAFIGEVSLTGEIKDVYSIDMRLKEAQAQGIKKAICAQKPSTKLEIKVFAVDEVTKMLELF
- a CDS encoding sensor histidine kinase, whose amino-acid sequence is MIEKNKHFIFKISFFYTTIFFIFIAIPIYFYTNLELENYKNNQDRLLIEHAQKIQRAIYDFSSSKSNTFNFPKSFKFEATLISKEKENIYKTRNININKNSKLSIKIELAKNRLNAKYLKVEKQLSYEEIYLKILVLILCIGLFVFISIYLIIKASIEPYKKANEYLDAFFNDAMHELKTPLGVIQLNLEILDEKQANTKEINRSINAVKNLFLVYEDIEYLIKQKSVKYNKEEVDFSYILKQRIDQFESLSVTKNLKFILNIKDNINIYINRTHLQRIIDNTISNAIKYSYKDTNITITLKSDDKNNTIFSVHNFSNPIKDTKTVFNRYYKENHIKGGFGIGLNIVENICKLNNIKIKLSSTKEIGTSFTYTFLTNT